Proteins encoded together in one Planctopirus ephydatiae window:
- a CDS encoding peptidoglycan recognition protein family protein yields the protein MSTNSHILKSLHCPVLWLAASCLLMLSGCADALWSGTSDDQLGPWPEPVVIVIGESSSEMIDVCHIESATASNSVAPLDAQEPQRISHQAAKPAVDDARRLDIGHDSTGLVNQVGHESTAHESMRQAQALFAIQPEIDSQREQAANGSVVKSLPFIHHPAKSPLKPWKYLVLHHTATTSGDVESIHQSHLKNKDRSGNRWLGIGYHFVIGNGDGMPDGEIAPTFRWHQQLPGAHAGNKEFNDCGIGIVLVGNFAKKPPTEAQVSATKRLVSDLANEFVIESSCIIGHGTVRATECPGRYFPMDVVKKGLRIGHEGQPDAEPPHATPPGKTAAATPRRTKGSNSQ from the coding sequence GTGTCGACGAACAGCCACATCCTGAAGAGCCTTCATTGCCCGGTGCTGTGGCTTGCGGCGAGCTGTTTACTGATGCTCAGCGGCTGTGCTGATGCCCTGTGGTCTGGTACGAGCGATGATCAACTGGGCCCGTGGCCTGAGCCTGTCGTGATCGTGATTGGCGAGAGTTCCAGCGAGATGATCGACGTTTGCCATATCGAGTCAGCCACAGCCTCGAACAGTGTTGCTCCCTTGGATGCGCAAGAGCCACAACGAATTTCTCACCAAGCTGCCAAACCTGCTGTGGATGATGCCCGCCGTCTCGATATAGGGCATGACTCGACAGGTCTCGTCAATCAGGTGGGGCACGAATCGACCGCCCACGAATCGATGCGGCAGGCGCAGGCACTCTTTGCAATTCAACCTGAGATCGACTCACAACGAGAACAGGCTGCCAACGGATCGGTGGTCAAGTCTTTGCCATTCATTCATCACCCGGCAAAAAGCCCTCTCAAGCCCTGGAAATACCTTGTGCTGCATCACACTGCGACGACATCGGGAGATGTCGAGAGCATTCATCAGAGTCACTTGAAGAACAAAGATCGATCTGGCAATCGCTGGCTGGGAATTGGTTATCACTTTGTGATCGGCAATGGTGATGGCATGCCCGATGGTGAGATTGCACCGACTTTTCGGTGGCACCAGCAACTGCCGGGAGCCCATGCCGGAAACAAAGAGTTTAACGACTGCGGGATTGGCATCGTGCTGGTGGGAAACTTTGCGAAAAAACCACCGACAGAAGCTCAAGTCAGCGCTACCAAACGCCTCGTTTCTGATTTAGCTAATGAGTTTGTGATCGAGAGTTCCTGCATTATTGGCCATGGGACGGTCAGGGCTACGGAATGCCCTGGTCGCTACTTTCCTATGGATGTTGTCAAGAAGGGTCTCAGGATTGGTCATGAAGGCCAGCCTGATGCCGAGCCACCGCATGCCACACCGCCCGGGAAAACTGCGGCAGCGACTCCCCGTCGCACGAAGGGAAGCAATTCGCAATGA
- a CDS encoding alpha/beta hydrolase translates to MNGNSQSHSSDDQFFTHDRNQPVHYPVYPENDAKAEQGEFSKGSGTNHVWQAEVVLPEKHEPAYAYPVLIWLHGDGQNEADGIAAIHRASDQNMIGIALRGDTTVRGGYAWNADPMALASFMEALILSLSVQHRIHTDRIFIGGYESGANLALQLLLASPATYCGAAVLCPRMKSLSLPAEMTRLARGRKVLVASQLSGSPTHLIDLVEFDRQLEHLGLDVRSCYYQPTARKLTQRMLRDVDHWMISTLSSAVGV, encoded by the coding sequence ATGAACGGCAATTCACAGTCGCATTCCTCCGACGATCAGTTTTTTACTCATGACCGGAATCAGCCGGTACACTATCCGGTTTATCCCGAGAACGATGCCAAAGCCGAACAGGGTGAGTTCTCGAAAGGTTCGGGCACAAATCACGTCTGGCAAGCAGAAGTTGTGCTGCCTGAGAAGCACGAGCCCGCCTATGCGTACCCTGTTCTCATCTGGTTGCATGGTGATGGCCAGAATGAAGCAGACGGGATCGCGGCCATTCATCGCGCCAGTGACCAGAACATGATTGGCATTGCACTGCGTGGCGATACCACCGTTCGCGGGGGCTATGCCTGGAATGCTGATCCAATGGCTCTGGCGAGCTTTATGGAAGCGCTGATCTTGAGTCTCTCTGTCCAGCATCGCATTCATACAGATCGCATCTTTATCGGTGGTTATGAATCGGGAGCGAATCTGGCACTGCAACTCCTCCTGGCCAGCCCGGCAACTTACTGTGGAGCGGCTGTGCTTTGCCCACGGATGAAGTCACTGTCACTTCCCGCAGAAATGACACGCCTGGCCCGCGGGCGTAAGGTGCTGGTCGCTTCTCAACTGAGTGGCAGCCCGACTCATCTGATTGATCTCGTCGAGTTTGATCGTCAACTGGAACATCTCGGACTCGATGTCCGTTCGTGCTATTATCAACCGACCGCTCGAAAACTGACTCAGCGAATGCTCCGCGATGTCGATCACTGGATGATCAGCACGCTCTCCTCGGCAGTCGGGGTTTAG